The following coding sequences lie in one Thermomicrobium sp. 4228-Ro genomic window:
- the rplD gene encoding 50S ribosomal protein L4 produces MLVPVYDLEGRAVDNIELADSVFNITPNIPVMHQALVRQRANARAGTHDTKTRGEVRGGGRKPWRQKGTGRARQGSIRAPHWKGGGVVWGPHPRSYRQKMPRKMRRLAIRSLLSVKQRENQIVVVQGLNEIEPKTKVMKSVLQRLPLADARSTLIVVDQRRENVRRAAGNLEDVKVLVAHNMNVRDGLKYERMILTPEAIDVIHRLWAQEGV; encoded by the coding sequence ATGTTGGTTCCAGTCTACGACCTCGAGGGACGGGCAGTCGACAATATCGAGTTGGCTGACTCTGTCTTCAACATCACGCCGAATATTCCGGTCATGCACCAGGCGCTGGTGCGTCAGCGCGCGAACGCGCGTGCTGGTACGCACGATACCAAGACGCGTGGTGAAGTGCGTGGTGGTGGTCGAAAACCGTGGCGGCAGAAGGGGACGGGCCGGGCACGCCAGGGAAGCATCCGGGCACCGCACTGGAAGGGCGGTGGCGTGGTCTGGGGTCCGCACCCCCGGTCGTATCGGCAGAAGATGCCACGGAAGATGCGCCGGCTAGCGATTCGGTCGCTCCTGTCGGTCAAGCAGCGCGAGAATCAGATCGTCGTGGTGCAGGGACTCAACGAGATCGAGCCGAAGACCAAGGTGATGAAGAGTGTCCTCCAGCGCCTGCCGCTCGCCGATGCACGGTCGACACTGATCGTCGTCGATCAGCGTCGCGAGAACGTGCGGCGAGCAGCCGGGAACCTGGAGGATGTGAAGGTGCTCGTTGCGCACAATATGAATGTCCGGGATGGGCTCAAGTACGAGCGCATGATTCTCACACCTGAGGCGATCGACGTGATCCATCGCCTTTGGGCGCAGGAGGGGGTGTGA
- the rplB gene encoding 50S ribosomal protein L2 — translation MPIKVYKPTTPGRRNMSVLTYEEITKDEPEKSLIEPLKKYAGRNNRGVITTRHRGGGNKRFYRIIDFRRDKWGIPAKVAAIEYDPNRTAFIALLHYADGEKRYILAPLGLRVGDVVQSGPGSPIRVGNALPLRDIPLGTFVHNVELYPGRGGQLARAAGAVAQVVAKVDNYVHLRLPSGEIRMVHADCMATIGQVGNLDHQNVSIGKAGRKRHMGWRPTVRGSAMTPRDHPHGGGEGKAPRGMPPKTPWGEPALGKRTRRNKRSDRFIIRRRYEA, via the coding sequence ATGCCGATCAAGGTCTACAAACCGACGACGCCTGGGCGCCGCAACATGTCGGTGCTCACGTATGAGGAGATCACGAAGGACGAGCCGGAAAAGTCGCTGATCGAGCCACTGAAGAAGTATGCCGGTCGGAATAACCGGGGCGTGATCACCACTCGTCACCGGGGCGGTGGGAACAAGCGCTTCTATCGCATCATCGACTTCCGGCGCGACAAGTGGGGCATCCCAGCGAAGGTGGCTGCGATCGAGTATGACCCGAATCGTACCGCTTTCATCGCGTTGTTGCACTACGCGGATGGCGAGAAGCGGTACATTCTCGCACCGCTCGGACTCAGGGTGGGTGACGTCGTGCAGTCTGGGCCGGGATCGCCGATTCGCGTCGGCAATGCATTGCCGCTCCGGGACATTCCCTTGGGGACCTTTGTCCACAATGTGGAGTTGTACCCCGGTCGCGGTGGCCAGCTGGCGCGTGCAGCGGGAGCTGTCGCCCAGGTGGTCGCGAAGGTGGATAATTATGTACATCTACGCCTGCCTTCCGGGGAGATCCGGATGGTGCATGCTGACTGCATGGCCACCATTGGGCAGGTGGGGAATCTCGATCACCAGAACGTGAGTATCGGGAAGGCCGGTCGAAAGCGGCACATGGGGTGGCGTCCGACCGTGCGTGGTTCGGCGATGACGCCGCGTGATCACCCGCACGGAGGTGGAGAAGGAAAGGCACCGCGTGGGATGCCACCGAAGACCCCGTGGGGGGAGCCGGCGCTCGGGAAGCGCACGCGCCGGAACAAGCGGTCAGACCGGTTCATCATCCGGCGGCGCTACGAGGCCTAG
- the rplW gene encoding 50S ribosomal protein L23 — translation MELTYQEIIRRPLITEKNTRLMEMNQYMFEVHPAANKIQIKEAIERTFNVKVKKVNTMNVRGKVRRRFRKRGAPIVGRERSWKKAIVTLEPGYTIDLFSQL, via the coding sequence ATGGAACTCACCTATCAGGAAATCATCCGGCGCCCGCTGATCACGGAGAAGAATACGCGGCTCATGGAGATGAACCAGTACATGTTTGAGGTGCACCCGGCCGCGAACAAGATTCAGATCAAGGAAGCGATCGAGCGGACGTTCAACGTCAAGGTGAAGAAGGTGAACACCATGAACGTTCGCGGCAAGGTGCGCCGCCGATTCCGCAAGCGTGGTGCGCCGATCGTTGGTCGCGAACGATCGTGGAAGAAGGCGATCGTGACGCTCGAACCCGGGTACACGATCGACCTCTTCAGTCAGCTCTGA